GGAAATCTTGCGGCATATTTGGTGTGGGACCCAGCACCACCAATTTCGAGTCAACTTTggagtgtggattacaccacATGTGAGAAGCGGCATATTTCTTATTGCGCACCGGTATTAATTTCCATTGCCACAAATCTCTAGACATATCCAGCAGCCAGGCATCCGAATATACACTATTGGGTCCGCCACAACCACCCACAATCAACAGATGATGTTCATCCAAAACCAACTGAAATTGTCCATAACGTGCAGGAGGTCTAAGAGTGCCTAAAAATGAAGGCTGCCACCAACGATGCTCGTGCAAATCCAGGCACCAAGTCTCATTGGAATTTGAATTGACACCATCTATAATCTGATAGCCACCGAAAATAACCATTATATCGCCATGCACACTTGCTGAATGCCCCGCCAAAGGTGGGGGACTGGCCATTGTTAACGCTACCGACCATCGATTCGACACCAAATCGTAGTAGTGCAACTCATCAAACAGACACCATTGCTGGTACGGAGGATGCAGCGAGGGATACCTCCAGCCACCGAATAATATCAATTGTTCTCGCCAATACACCATAGAGGCACTGCCTTTGGGTGAGGGATACGACCCCATGGATAATGGTCGTTCCCAACGCATCTCCGACAAATCAAACCGCCATAAATCATTGAAGGTAGTATCAGACGAGCTGCCTCCCCCAAACACATACATGGAATTTCCATGACGTACAGCGGAATGCGAAAATCGGCCTGCTATAATTGGAGTAGTAGGGCTGGCACATGTAGTAATATTTTTTCCTTCACCAGCAGCGGCTGTTTGTTGTGAGTACACCTGCCAGCTTAGACGATAATCAACCAGACCCTTGTGTAGATTGATCTTGGAGCGCCTTATTAGATCTGCAATAAACGATTTACGAATGCTAATTGTCTGGTGCTTTTGCAATGAATAGAAAGAAATACATACTTTTAACAATGTCATTCCATCTTTTACAAACTAAACTGCAATTTTCCAAATCCTTATATGGCGGTAGGTAGCTCAAAATAAATTCCAACATTTCATCGGGCAGCATATTTACATGATATTCGGTCCGGCTACAATTGTGGTCTACTGCAGACTCTATACAAGTTTctacaccatcaccatcactaCCACCACCATCATCCTCATTGATGTCATGATGTTGTTTGTGAATCGTCTCATTGACCTTGTCATTTTGGCAGGTTGCTGCTTGGCATTGATCCTTAACCTTCGTCTCATCCATTGTCTTAAAATAGCCTTGTTGTGAGTTTGAGGCTGGTTAACGTTTCTGTTGTCCTCTATGGTCTTGTGTTGGTCCCCCCTCCTTAGGGGTACTTCTTCAACGCTTGTTCTTTTTTCTTTGGGTTTTTTTGGTGTATAGGGTATAGTGGCCGCCTCGCTGTGGTCTTTGTTTTAACTCAGCCAATTGCCAGAGAATACCACCGGTTATTTACAAAAGCACAATATTTCCTTGCAAAGAGATTCCTCTCTCGACATTTATTTACTAATACTATTCATCGATGTAtacaattatattaaatttcactaaatttttacgaaattgtAATTTTACATAGCAAGTTGTAGTAGTATTCTTATTGAACAGCAGCATTTGACATTCTCCGACAGCGACATCTAATGCAGATTTACACGATACATCAACGGTTTAGTCATCGAGCGTAAAGCCTGGTACTGACTTTGACTTTTtgcccgaacaactgtcaaaacacaATTTAAAATTAAGAGGACGAAATATAATGCGAACGCATTTTGTAGAACGTGTACTGAGTTCTATAAGTAAAATAGTAGTGATATTTCACTTCAATTAAGCCTAGTATAGAGTTCGACTTTTCGCCCggacaactgtcaaaacgcactattGACATGTATGGCGAAAACAAACGCATTTCTTAAAAATGTAACTGAGTTCTATGAGGAAAATAGCAGCGAAATCGCGCTGCATCTCACTAGACAACGCAAATAACTCTGCTTCTATGTAGTTGCTTTGGTTGAGTATCATTTCGCAATatattaaaccccgtttacaccgctcattaaatccggactTAAGACTTTCCTCAGCTGATTTTTAAAGGGAAAACTGATGATCgggccattaaatccggatttaaagagcagtgtaaacaggGTTTTAAATCCGggtttaaggctctcgtcagctgattttataaagggaaaacagatgatcgagccattaaatctggatttaaagaGTTTTAATAGACAATTCTGCGAATGAACTTAGGTACTTAGCATTCATTTGTAAATAAGGAGTTTTAGCATGGCGAAAATATTAAAGggggtctcatttgtacaacaaccacaaatcatatggaggaatccgccatcttgtcatcaagctgatcgactttttgccaacacacgcgaagaaatttgtgtgcgtttgTGCGTAAATAAGCAAAGAATATGccagaaagaagataacaacaaaaaagagaatgcaaacaaaaatctgaaatcttAATACcttcaaacctggccggctgttaacagttgttcgtgtgagaccaccttattaaatccgccttggagtTTTAGGTAATTTTTAGTGCTACGTACGTTTATCATGATATATATGTTTATCTTTCGACTGAAGATAAGTCAGTCGGTCATTTATATGACTGAATTTAGCAACATACCACAGAAAactaaaggctctattacacggtatgtagttgtcttatgaagTATGTCGATTTtacgatgttttttttttttaatttacgatTTTCGCGATTTTTCGTCAGATTTGACGATTTTTCACGAAAAAGACCTAACAGCACTAATATAAACTTTCCTAAAAGTATTCATAgtcattttcaaaaacaacagGGTTTTTGCTTCAGCCTATGCAACTGTCAGTTGCAACCAAGTGTCATTCAGGCCCTCACCTCATATATTGTGAGGCATTATTTTCGAAAGTTTGTGGTTGGTGTACAACTGGAACTGTCTGTTTTCTAAGTTTCTACTCCCGCTAAGCTTTCCAAAAAGTACTCATAGTTAttttctaggttaggttaggttttagtggcagtctaccatcagactcacttagacgttttcatccattttgataccgcaggaacagaagaaggaagatgccttctagttcctaccgttgaaccatccagatcggtttaaaaacccaataacttgcgaatgttcacatccgctaaatcagacagattctcaaagaaatgagaacctaaagtggaactccttctgactgctagtgcgggatacacacacagaaggtgttctttagtctcttcttcttcgaaagtcattcagtctgtcagcttctgcaaaagtcattcagtctgtcagcatgttttccgattagacagtcacttgttatgacagacacaatgactgagacgtctgttgtagccaatgacagcagtagacctcttcaagtctagattagttttagaatgctcacagcccctctttgtgaccatctatcgttcgttgtccttcgagcctggtcctgta
The genomic region above belongs to Stomoxys calcitrans chromosome 5, idStoCalc2.1, whole genome shotgun sequence and contains:
- the LOC106084079 gene encoding uncharacterized protein LOC106084079, translating into MDETKVKDQCQAATCQNDKVNETIHKQHHDINEDDGGGSDGDGVETCIESAVDHNCSRTEYHVNMLPDEMLEFILSYLPPYKDLENCSLVCKRWNDIVKNLIRRSKINLHKGLVDYRLSWQVYSQQTAAAGEGKNITTCASPTTPIIAGRFSHSAVRHGNSMYVFGGGSSSDTTFNDLWRFDLSEMRWERPLSMGSYPSPKGSASMVYWREQLILFGGWRYPSLHPPYQQWCLFDELHYYDLVSNRWSVALTMASPPPLAGHSASVHGDIMVIFGGYQIIDGVNSNSNETWCLDLHEHRWWQPSFLGTLRPPARYGQFQLVLDEHHLLIVGGCGGPNSVYSDAWLLDMSRDLWQWKLIPVRNKKYAASHMWCNPHSKVDSKLVVLGPTPNMPQDFQLMKQARVPVGGGHAAPRQPGLGQNNHNNPLERHRPRAMVGGAAGGNAGQPNAAIRIPALNHNRAEDNHRRRGNVANGGHVPRDGPDDHYFAQRRAILNQHQQNANNNNFVNNQNHINNVQQPRYGSLRDLHAPPPQEERNQNRPSTSGGSSPRLNGAAPPHDNEAASRLQRNLALRCRENEPLLPKRFDELYEDPFRMAAFNVQNRPRSLSKDHNERIRRMEEKMNALRNSRRSAMIEQKSVKEPSPKRVKRNVLSLFVCDLSNALSETEPYLEWLEYKNYGVIPGAPERLILSTMVPGHGELILFGGVHKETLSEITHQVSNTVHFLSAPRDIV